Below is a window of Pochonia chlamydosporia 170 chromosome 7, whole genome shotgun sequence DNA.
GTTATACTAGATAAGTAAACTATGCGTAAGCGTACAGCTGGTATCATGCAAAAGATTGTTCCACCGTCTATAAAAACACCTTGAAGCTTCCGTCGGACATCTTGCCAGAATGGTCCCTCATCCAcgtgtcgtcgtcgtggcCTCTCCCGCCAGACATTTGCGTTCTGTCGGCACTCATCTTGGATAATATACTCACCGACGGACCCAGCCGTCCCGAGGCCAGCGGCGAGGGCACCTCGTCCCACTGAATAGGGGATACCAGCTCCGGGCTGGGTGGTGCCCTCTCGCCGGGTTGAGCGCCGTCGCGGGCGGTCCCCGGCCGTGAGGGGTGGAAGGGGATCTCGTCGACGAGCTCTTTGTACGAGCGCTCCGTCTTGGTTGGGCTGTGCCGACCTATTAGGCGCCAGTTCTCGGATGATCCAAAGGATATATCTGTTGTGAAACTCTTGCCGCCGTCTGCTGAGTCAGTGGCTTCGTGCCACGGTCTGGATGGTCTGACGGCCGCGGCGTCGGGTCTGCGCAGCGAGGATATGCTTTCTCCTGCTTCGCTTTCCGCGAGCGTCACCCAGTTTGGTTCCGAGGCGTCGACCTTGGTTGTAGACCCGGTGGGCCACTTGGTCATTGTCATGGGGGCGGTGGTGTAGTGGTCGTCTTGGGCGGGCAGAGCGGCTGAGCTGGATGTTATTGCTGAGTGGTTGCCGGTGCTGTGCTGGGAGAGTGGTGTCCTGGGTGGGTTGTATGCTAGGAGGGGAGTTGGCTGTAGGCTGGGTAGCTCGTCTAGAGTAGGGAGAGTGATTTCCAGTCCTGGATCCCGTCTTGGTGCGTAGTCGGTGCCGGGGAAGATTTGGCGCGTTGACTCTGGGTATGTCACGTCGGATTGTTGACTGCGTGATGATCTGTCGCTCGGGGCGACACCGCCGTGGCCTCCTTCGATGGTAACCCAGGACTGTCTTCCGTCTTCGCTTGCGACGTTGCTGACGCTGCGGATGGTTGTTGTTCGAGCAGCGTCTACCATCATGCTTTGGGGCATCTCAGACTCTGACAATCCAGCCAAGGTTTCGGAGCTCCGCCTCTGAGATGATATGGGCGAATGTCCATCTGGAAAGGCTGCCTTGGCAGGTTTGAATACTTGGGTTTCTGTGTGCACAAATGCCCCCATTCGAGCGGCCTCTCGCATTGAGGGATCGGATCCATTGACTCGTAGGGTGCTGAGAACGGGGTGTGAGATTTTGGAACGATATTTACTCCCCAGATATGACTTTCCAGCCCGTCGACGACGGAAGTAGCATACCAACACCATCAGCAGTATTGCCACAAATATCACTGGGATAATAGTAGCCAGGAGGATCTCCCCTGTGCTCAGACGACCTGGTTGCGTCTGGTCGTCGTCAGGGATGACCTCCCCGGTGTTTGTGGCCGTGGCAGTTGTAGTGGTCGTAGAGGAAGGGGAAGTTACAGTGGTCGTTGTTCCATCAAGCGCAAGAAAAGTCACGTTGACAACCTCCTTCTCACTGAGGTCGGAACTCTTGGACGCCGCGTCAATGATCAACTTGAAGTCGCCCTTTGATGTCTTCGGCACGTCACCCGACAGCTTGAGGCCGTTGACTTTGAGCCAGTCCTCGCCTGGGCTGGTTGATACCTTGACGGTAATGTCGCTAGGGTCTTTAAAGTACTTGGTCATATCCAGGTCGAATTTACCACCTGGCCGGACCTTCATGTCTTCAAAAGTCGCCTCAAAGAGGCCAGTGGCCACATTTACCACCACCGAGACGTCCAAATTGTCGGAAAAGCTATCCTTGTAGGTGATTGTGAAATTGGCCGCATGGTCGCCATCTTTAGGCGTACCTTGGAGCCTCCCCGTCTTGTCATCGTAGGACAGCCAAGTGGGTAAATTCTTGGTGGTCACGGTTAGATCACCCGGCGCGATCTGCTTCCCGTCAagcttgatgccattctcCAAGCCATTGTAGTTGACTGCCGTGCCTCGAGTGGCATTGAGTGTGATAATTGGCTGGTCAGTCGTCAGCTTGTGGCTTCCAACCACGACGGAAAACTTGAGCGACGAGGCCGAGAAGCCAACGATATCGGAAGCAACCAAGCTGAGATCAAATGTCTGCGGCGGCTGAATCAAGGACTCAAAGGGGGGTGTTCGTCCACTAAAGGTCAACGACTGCGCGTCAAACTTGACCCATGCCGGCAGCGGACTGCTGTCTCCAGAAACGGCGTAGTAATTCAACCCAGACTTCCCAAAGGTATTCTTGTCAAAGGAAAACTTGAAGTTTGTCGACGGATACGACAAAATAGACGAAGGGGCGGAGAATTTGCCAAAATTCTTGATTTGATCTTCCAGAGGTATCTGAACTTTGGGAGCCGGCTGCCTGGAAACCACCACAGTCGCATTCATAGTCGTCGAACCCGTGTTATCCGTGGCAATAATGTCTACCGTCTGGCCAACGACGTCTCCCGCCGGAACATCTCCATCTTTTGGTGTTCCGTATAAGCGCCTGCCTCCACTCTCGATAGACAGCCAACTGGGATGATCGCCAAGTGAGTAGGAAATTTTCGAGTCGGACTGAAAAGTATATTGCGCAAAAGAATAGGAAAAGAACTGATCGATACGGGCAGCAAGCGGTAGCTGCGCGTTGAAAGGGAATGATATCGTAGGCTCGCTACTCACAAGCTGCGAGAGGGGCAGTAATGCCACAACCGCCAGCAGTGAAGGCATcacgacacgacacgacaAGACACGATATTTCCTTTGGCGCCAAAAGAGGCGCTGTATCGTGAAAAGCTGACGAGTAGAGGATCACGAAGCCATACGTGGAAATACAAGACCAAAGAAGGAAGGGAAAAGGATTCAACGAAAGTGAGGGGGAAGAGAGGGAaagacagacaagacaagacgaaGAGAGACTCCCGTCATCTTGGGACAGCCATCTTCAAGACTCTTGGGTCTTGGGCCAGAAATATTCCCCCCTTCATTCCTCACACAGTCCAGTCGTTGGGTCATTGTACCGGCTTGGAAGGACCATAGGCGAAGCGCACATGTCCATTGCGACCAGAGGCGCGTGTCTTGGAACCAGAATCTGTACCGGGGTGGATGCACGGGAGAGGCATAGGCATCATCGGCATCGAGGTCAAGGTTGTAGATGCGAGGGCTGGGAATAGTGGGATGCGACATTCCAGAGGTTTTGGCTCATCGTGGCTGGGGGTCGTGGATTGACGGATTGTGAGACAACGGTTGaacaccaacgccaaacaggCTCAGTACAGGACCCAGCCTGCTGAATATGGTTGACCATGTTTCCAGATTGAGAAAGATGGCTGTGGGAAAAGGAAccgttttctttttgttcgCATGCAAGTCTGGCAAAAAGCCCAAGTTGCATGTAGCTGCAGCAAAGGTACGATGCAAGATGCAGGATGGAGGCTGTTCGAGCAGCAAGGGAGAAGTAGCTGATCTCCCTGGCCACGGCACTGGAATCAACTCGGCTCAAGCAACAGGAGAGAGAAAAAGGCgaaaggaaaacaaaaaa
It encodes the following:
- a CDS encoding Cadherin-like protein (similar to Cordyceps militaris CM01 XP_006665517.1), translated to MPSLLAVVALLPLSQLVSSEPTISFPFNAQLPLAARIDQFFSYSFAQYTFQSDSKISYSLGDHPSWLSIESGGRRLYGTPKDGDVPAGDVVGQTVDIIATDNTGSTTMNATVVVSRQPAPKVQIPLEDQIKNFGKFSAPSSILSYPSTNFKFSFDKNTFGKSGLNYYAVSGDSSPLPAWVKFDAQSLTFSGRTPPFESLIQPPQTFDLSLVASDIVGFSASSLKFSVVVGSHKLTTDQPIITLNATRGTAVNYNGLENGIKLDGKQIAPGDLTVTTKNLPTWLSYDDKTGRLQGTPKDGDHAANFTITYKDSFSDNLDVSVVVNVATGLFEATFEDMKVRPGGKFDLDMTKYFKDPSDITVKVSTSPGEDWLKVNGLKLSGDVPKTSKGDFKLIIDAASKSSDLSEKEVVNVTFLALDGTTTTVTSPSSTTTTTATATNTGEVIPDDDQTQPGRLSTGEILLATIIPVIFVAILLMVLVCYFRRRRAGKSYLGSKYRSKISHPVLSTLRVNGSDPSMREAARMGAFVHTETQVFKPAKAAFPDGHSPISSQRRSSETLAGLSESEMPQSMMVDAARTTTIRSVSNVASEDGRQSWVTIEGGHGGVAPSDRSSRSQQSDVTYPESTRQIFPGTDYAPRRDPGLEITLPTLDELPSLQPTPLLAYNPPRTPLSQHSTGNHSAITSSSAALPAQDDHYTTAPMTMTKWPTGSTTKVDASEPNWVTLAESEAGESISSLRRPDAAAVRPSRPWHEATDSADGGKSFTTDISFGSSENWRLIGRHSPTKTERSYKELVDEIPFHPSRPGTARDGAQPGERAPPSPELVSPIQWDEVPSPLASGRLGPSVSILSKMSADRTQMSGGRGHDDDTWMRDHSGKMSDGSFKVFL